The proteins below come from a single Macaca fascicularis isolate 582-1 chromosome 9, T2T-MFA8v1.1 genomic window:
- the INA gene encoding alpha-internexin, which produces MSFGSEHYLCSSSSYRKVFGDGSRLSARLSGAGGAGGFRSQSLSRSNVASSAACSSASSLGLGLAYRRPPASEGLDLSQAAARTNEYKIIRTNEKEQLQGLNDRFAVFIEKVHQLETQNRALEAELAALRQRHAEPSRVGELFQRELRDLRAQLEEASSARAQALLERDGLAEEVQRLRARCEEESRGREGAERALKAQQRDVDGATLARLDLEKKVESLLDELAFVRQVHDEEVAELLATLQASSQAAAEVDVAVAKPDLTSALREIRAQYESLAAKNLQSAEEWYKSKFANLNEQAARSTEAIRASREEIHEYRRQLQARTIEIEGLRGANESLERQILELEERHSAEVAGYQDSIGQLENDLRNTKSEMARHLREYQDLLNVKMALDIEIAAYRKLLEGEETRFSTSGLSISGLNPLPNPSYLLPPRILSSATSKVSSTGLSLKKEEEEEEASKVASKKTSQIGESFEEILEETVISTKKTEKSNIEETTISSQKI; this is translated from the exons ATGAGCTTCGGCTCGGAGCACTACttgtgctcctcctcctcctaccgCAAGGTGTTCGGGGATGGCTCTCGTCTGTCCGCCCGCCTCTCCGGGGCCGGCGGCGCGGGCGGCTTCCGCTCGCAGTCGCTGTCCCGCAGCAATGTGGCCTCCTCGGCAGCCTGCTCCTCGGCCTCGTCGCTTGGCCTCGGCCTGGCCTATCGCCGGCCGCCGGCGTCTGAAGGGCTGGACCTGAGCCAGGCGGCGGCGCGCACCAACGAGTACAAGATCATCCGCACCAACGAGAAGGAGCAGCTGCAGGGCCTCAATGACCGCTTCGCCGTGTTCATCGAGAAGGTGCATCAGCTGGAGACGCAGAACCGCGCGCTGGAGGCCGAGCTGGCCGCGCTGCGACAGCGCCACGCCGAGCCGTCGCGCGTCGGCGAGCTCTTCCAGCGCGAGCTGCGCGACCTGCGCGCGCAGCTGGAGGAGGCCAGCTCGGCGCGCGCGCAGGCCCTGCTGGAGCGCGACGGGCTGGCCGAGGAGGTGCAGCGGCTGCGGGCCCGCTGCGAGGAGGAGAGCCGCGGACGCGAAGGCGCCGAGCGCGCCCTGAAGGCGCAGCAGCGCGACGTGGACGGCGCCACGCTGGCCCGCCTGGACCTGGAAAAGAAGGTGGAGTCGCTGCTGGACGAGCTGGCCTTCGTGCGCCAGGTGCACGACGAGGAGGTAGCTGAGCTGCTGGCCACGCTTCAGGCGTCGTCGCAGGCCGCGGCCGAGGTGGACGTGGCTGTGGCTAAACCAGATCTGACCTCGGCGCTGAGGGAGATCCGCGCCCAGTATGAGTCCCTGGCCGCTAAGAACCTGCAATCCGCGGAAGAATGGTACAAGTCCAAGTTCGCCAACCTGAACGAGCAGGCGGCGCGCAGCACCGAGGCCATCCGGGCCAGCCGCGAGGAGATCCACGAGTACCGGCGCCAGCTGCAGGCGCGCACCATCGAGATCGAGGGCCTGCGCGGGGCCAACGAGTCCTTGGAAAGGCAGATCCTGGAGCTGGAGGAGCGGCACAGTGCCGAGGTGGCTGGCTACCAG GATAGCATTGGGCAGCTGGAGAATGATCTGAGGAACACCAAGAGTGAGATGGCACGCCACCTTCGGGAATACCAGGACTTGCTCAATGTCAAAATGGCTCTTGACATTGAGATAGCAGCTTACAG GAAACTGCTGGAAGGCGAGGAGACACGTTTTAGCACCAGTGGGTTAAGCATTTCGGGGCTGAATCCACTTCCCAATCCAAGTTATCTGCTCCCACCTAGAATCCTCAGTTCTGCAACCTCCAAAGTCTCATCCACTGGGCTATCACttaagaaagaggaggaggaggaggaggcatcTAAGGTAGCCTCTAAGAAAACCTCCCAGATAGGGGAAAGTTTTGAAGAAATATTAGAGGAGACAGTGATATCTACTAAGAAAACCGAGAAATCAAATATAGAAGAAACCACCATTTCAAGCCAAAAAATATAA